Proteins encoded within one genomic window of Theobroma cacao cultivar B97-61/B2 chromosome 7, Criollo_cocoa_genome_V2, whole genome shotgun sequence:
- the LOC18594476 gene encoding 60S ribosomal protein L18a-like protein: MSGEEKNRAVVVDHQHHQYGTFQGVANYPPPPPPPQHQHQHQHHQPAIGFPQPVPPPGLHEPSAPPPQYYPQPQGYQTVPGYAVAEGRPVRERRLPCCGIGIGWFLFIIGFFLGAIPWYIGLFILVCARIDYREKPGYIACTIAAILATIAIVLGVTKGAHDW; the protein is encoded by the exons atgagTGGTGAAGAGAAAAACAGAGCTGTAGTTGTAGATCACCAGCACCATCAGTACGGAACTTTCCAAGGAGTAGCCAACTaccctcctcctcctcctcctccacAGCACCAGCACCAGCACCAGCACCATCAGCCAGCTATTGGGTTTCCTCAGCCTGTTCCACCTCCTGGCCTTCATGAACCCTCTGCTCCTCCTCCTCAATATTACCCCCAACCCCAAGGTTACCAAACTGTTCCAG GATATGCTGTCGCTGAAGGAAGACCAGTAAGAGAGCGTCGCCTACCTTGCTGTGGCATTGGTATTGGATGGTTCTT GTTTATCATTGGTTTCTTCCTTGGGGCCATCCCCTGGTACATTGGATTGTTTATTCTAGTTTGTGCAAGAATAGACTACCGGGAGAAACCAGGATATATTGCTTGCACAATTGCT GCCATTCTTGCTACAATTGCAATTGTTCTTGGTGTTACAAAGGGGGCTCATGATTGGTAA
- the LOC108662934 gene encoding putative F-box protein At1g67390: MTSNFVKEEPYGPDLISRLPDTLLSEIVSQLPVDEAVRTSILSRRWKSLWRYVSRLDFDPNRMMKPSKRILYQEKKNLHRHGIDNCLNHDVEKELFHAVMMIDKVLFSHRCNLTSCKIIHFPDSCKYGQLKKWIEFLVSEKGIQELAFTCEEFPFQQNVMGRFTDLKLSLPSGIFSGTTLHALELTHYTLENDSPFDHCHNLRTLKLKWLFLTTETLDGIISSCAFLEHLSLSFCTGFDRVWIVSDHVKTVELEYLDVHEIYLSTMSLGVLVLDTLKCPPKKLVINAPKLKVFCAYCNGEEEGPHHFLKDHELVKVAEILEHCCGLLRPGNDQSYHLKDDSSLFENLCTLSIDLDLNNIREVLVLAVVLRVCTHLKQLEINIPEIDFKWKGATSNHGTQNCSLPYPESMFWDKRELCDCITHSLIVVSINGFNGKERQLEFVRHLITKATVMKRMNICFDDSCSREGAKATLDLLLLPRSSIDVSIVLKPSPEFVSIGNDANFETWISTLK; this comes from the exons atgacATCAAATTTCGTTAAGGAAGAGCCTTATGGCCCTGATTTGATCAGTAGGCTTCCTGACACACTTTTGTCTGAGATTGTATCACAGCTACCTGTCGATGAAGCTGTAAGAACAAGTATCTTATCAAGGCGATGGAAAAGCTTATGGAGGTATGTTTCTCGTCTAGATTTTGATCCAAACCGAATGATGAAACCAAGCAAACGTATTCTTTATCAGGAGAAAAAGAACCTGCATAGGCATGGAATCGATAATTGTTTGAACCATGATGTAGAGAAAGAGCTTTTCCATGCTGTTATGATGATTGACAAGGTATTGTTTTCTCATAGATGTAACTTGACTAGTTGCAAGATCATTCATTTTCCTGATAGCTGCAAATATGGTCAGCTTAAAAAATGGATTGAATTTCTTGTATCAGAGAAAGGGATACAAGAGCTAGCTTTCACTTGTGAGGAATTCCCTTTTCAGCAAAACGTTATGGGCAGATTTACTgatttaaaattgagtttgccATCAGGGATTTTCTCTGGTACAACGTTGCATGCACTTGAGTTGACACATTACACACTTGAAAACGACTCCCCATTTGATCATTGCCATAATCTTCGAACCTTGAAACTTAAATGGTTGTTTCTTACAACTGAAACCCTTGATGGAATCATATCTAGTTGTGCTTTTTTGGAGCATTTGAGCCTTTCCTTTTGTACCGGGTTTGATCGAGTTTGGATTGTTAGTGATCATGTTAAAACTGTGGAGCTAGAGTACTTGGACGTGCACGAAATATACTTATCAACAATGTCCCTTGGTGTTTTGGTGCTTGATACTTTAAAATGTCCACCCAAAAAATTGGTTATCAATGCCCCAAAGCTTAAGGTGTTTTGTGCATATTGCAATGGCGAAGAAGAAGGTCCACACCATTTTCTCAAAGATCATGAACTTGTGAAGGTTGCAGAAATTCTAGAGCATTGCTGTGGTCTTTTG AGACCTGGAAATGATCAAAGTTATCACTTAAAGGATGACTCAAGCTTGTTCGAAAATTTATGTACGTTATCAATTGACTTGGATTTGAACAATATAAGAGAAGTGTTGGTTCTTGCTGTTGTTTTACGAGTATGCACCCATCTGAAGCAACTTGAAATCAATATACCG GAAATAGATTTCAAATGGAAGGGAGCAACCTCAAATCATGGTACTCAAAATTGCTCGCTGCCATACCCGGAGTCcatgttttgggataaaagGGAGCTATGTGATTGTATCACACATAGCCTAATTGTGGTATCCATAAATGGATTCAATGGAAAGGAGAGACAACTGGAATTTGTTAGGCATCTTATAACAAAAGCTACTGTGATGAAGAGAATGAATATCTGCTTCGATGATAGTTGTTCAAGAGAAGGAGCTAAGGCAACacttgatttattattattgccaAGGTCCTCCATCGATGTTTCTATAGTTTTGAAACCAAGCCCTGAATTTGTATCGATTGGGAACGATGCAAATTTTGAAACATGGATCTCAACccttaaatag